Proteins found in one Zea mays cultivar B73 chromosome 1, Zm-B73-REFERENCE-NAM-5.0, whole genome shotgun sequence genomic segment:
- the LOC103631879 gene encoding probable mitochondrial adenine nucleotide transporter BTL3 — translation MHAIATTQGLKGFWKGNFVNILRTAPFKAVNFYAYDSYRKQLLKWSGNEESANFERFIAGAFAGVTATIMCIPMDTIRTKMVAPGGEALGGVIGVARHMIQTEGFFSLYKGLVPSLISMAPSGAVFYGVYDILKMAYLHSPEGKKRVSMMKQQKQETNALDQLELGTVRTLLYGAIAGCCAEAATYPFEVVRRQLQMQVKATRMNALATCLKIVDQGGVPALYAGLIPSLLQVLPSASISYFVYELMKIVLKVE, via the exons ATGCATGCTATTGCAACAACACAAGGGTTGAAAGGCTTTTGGAAAGGGAACTTTGTCAACATCCTCCGCACTGCTCCATTCAAGGCAGTCAACTTCTACGCATATGACAGTTACAGAAAGCAACTGCTCAAATGGTCTGGTAACGAAGAATCTGCAAACTTTGAAAGATTTATTGCTGGTGCTTTTGCTGGTGTTACAGCAACTATTATGTGCATACCTATGGATACA ATCAGGACAAAGATGGTTGCTCCTGGTGGTGAAGCTTTAGGTGGGGTCATTGGTGTTGCCCGCCACATGATCCAAACTGAAGGATTCTTCTCGCTGTATAAGGGATTGGTGCCTTCTCTTATCAGCATGGCACCCTCTGGCGCTGTATTCTATGGAGTGTATGACATACTGAAGATGGCTTATCTGCATTCTCCTGAAGGAAAGAAAAGGGTATCGATGATGAAGCAACAAAAACAAGAGACAAATGCATTGGATCAACTTGAACTGGGTACTGTGAGGACTTTACTCTATGGGGCCATTGCTGGTTGCTGTGCTGAAGCTGCTACATACCCATTTGAAGTGGTCCGTAGGCAGCTACAGATGCAAGTAAAAGCAACCAGAATGAATGCGCTTGCAACATGCCTTAAGATTGTTGACCAAGGTGGGGTACCAGCACTGTATGCTGGTCTAATCCCCAGCTTGTTACAG GTTCTACCATCAGCATCGATCAGCTATTTTGTTTATGAGTTAATGAAGATAGTTCTGAAAGTGGAGTGA